A portion of the Candidatus Nitrosotenuis aquarius genome contains these proteins:
- the cofD gene encoding 2-phospho-L-lactate transferase, whose amino-acid sequence MITILAGGTGSVKLVRGLISQTRDVNVVCNVGDNYWLYGLYVCPDIDTIIYGLADILDYEKGWGIRKDTFGFLRQMEIFGEETWFRIGDRDAATHLIRTNMLKNGKNLGDITKWMCEKFAVEAKIMPVTDNTIETRITTEKGEMHLQEFWVKYKGKDKVEGIQYIGADKARPNPEAVNAIHDSELVVIAPGNPLTSIGPMLQIKGIRKELSKNKRKVIAVSPIIGNKAFSGPAAEYMAAAGIEVSPYGVAQMYSDVCGSIVIDSKDRLLTKRIQNLDMKVFDTSIKMTNKIAEDALASFVLKNAR is encoded by the coding sequence ATGATAACAATTCTGGCGGGGGGCACAGGTTCTGTTAAGCTTGTCCGCGGTTTGATCTCGCAGACCCGCGACGTAAATGTGGTGTGTAATGTTGGCGACAATTACTGGTTGTACGGCTTGTACGTCTGTCCTGACATTGACACAATAATTTATGGCCTAGCAGACATTTTGGATTATGAAAAAGGGTGGGGAATTAGAAAGGACACTTTTGGATTTTTGCGACAAATGGAAATTTTTGGTGAAGAGACCTGGTTTAGAATCGGCGACAGGGACGCAGCGACCCACCTAATTAGAACAAACATGCTAAAGAACGGCAAGAATCTAGGAGACATCACCAAGTGGATGTGCGAGAAATTCGCAGTAGAGGCAAAGATAATGCCTGTAACCGACAACACCATTGAAACCAGAATCACGACAGAAAAAGGCGAGATGCACCTGCAGGAATTCTGGGTAAAGTACAAGGGCAAGGACAAAGTCGAAGGAATCCAGTATATTGGCGCAGACAAGGCAAGGCCAAATCCAGAGGCAGTAAACGCAATTCATGATTCAGAACTAGTAGTTATCGCACCAGGCAACCCCCTGACTAGCATAGGCCCCATGCTTCAGATAAAGGGAATTAGAAAAGAGCTCTCAAAGAACAAACGCAAAGTGATTGCAGTAAGTCCGATTATTGGCAACAAGGCATTTTCCGGTCCGGCAGCAGAATACATGGCAGCTGCAGGAATTGAAGTCTCTCCATACGGCGTTGCGCAAATGTATTCAGATGTTTGCGGAAGCATTGTGATTGATTCAAAGGACAGACTGCTGACAAAACGAATTCAGAATCTGGACATGAAGGTCTTTGACACTAGCATCAAGATGACTAATAAAATAGCAGAAGATGCATTGGCATCATTTGTTCTCAAGAACGCAAGATAG
- the cofC gene encoding 2-phospho-L-lactate guanylyltransferase, with protein MQIASIIPVKTFSKAKSRLGLSQDKTEQLCKIMLEEVLSAISQSQINKTVIVSRDESALEIAKKYNTVQIYEEKENGVNAAVALAEKYLLENNFGASVVFPQDIPLIRAQDIDELLRYQKTPQLIVVPSRKFDGTNALLRSPINIMETHYDEDSYKIHLFTAKSRNIPTTFALISRIMWDVDDQSDIEFIMSNIEKPVLADKLRNTLG; from the coding sequence TTGCAAATAGCATCAATCATCCCAGTAAAGACATTCTCAAAGGCAAAAAGCCGACTAGGACTATCGCAAGACAAAACAGAGCAATTATGCAAAATAATGTTAGAAGAGGTACTGTCCGCAATTTCCCAGTCCCAGATAAACAAGACAGTCATTGTATCGCGCGACGAGTCCGCCCTTGAGATAGCAAAAAAATACAACACAGTCCAGATCTATGAGGAAAAGGAAAACGGGGTAAACGCCGCAGTGGCACTGGCGGAAAAATACCTGCTTGAGAATAATTTTGGTGCATCGGTTGTCTTTCCGCAAGACATTCCTCTGATCAGAGCCCAAGACATCGATGAGCTGTTAAGATACCAAAAAACACCCCAGCTTATTGTTGTGCCATCAAGAAAATTTGACGGCACAAACGCGCTTTTGCGCAGCCCGATTAACATAATGGAGACGCATTATGACGAGGACAGCTACAAAATTCACCTCTTCACTGCCAAGTCCCGCAACATTCCAACCACGTTTGCCCTAATTAGCAGAATAATGTGGGACGTGGACGACCAGTCCGACATAGAATTTATCATGAGTAATATTGAAAAGCCAGTCCTCGCAGACAAGCTCAGAAATACACTAGGATAA